In Glycine max cultivar Williams 82 chromosome 10, Glycine_max_v4.0, whole genome shotgun sequence, the DNA window caaaagtgtgttatattttttcattctcttctacctttgccaaaaagaattcaacaaagactaatcgcctgaattctttttgtgtctctcttttccctttttccaaaagaacaaaggactaaccgcctgaattcttttgtgtctctcttctccctttccaagagaattcaaaggaccccgcttgagaattcttttgattcttccctttcccttaaacaaaaaatttcaaaggattaaccgcctaagatatcttttgtttccccttacaaagatttaaaggactaaccgcctgagaattctttgtcttaacacattggagggtacatcctttgtggtacaagtagaggatacgtctacttgggttgttgtaactaagaacaagagagggtacatctcttgtggatcagttcaagtggagggtacatccacttggttattcaaagagaacaagggagagtacatcccttgtggatctttgcttgtaaaggattttacaaggttgaaagaaatctcaagaaccagtggttgcttggggactagatgtaggcacgggttgttgccaaaccagtataaaattcttgtgtttgttttcttcttccctacactttttaatttttgttgtgtactttacttttacgctttacttttgtttaagttacataacttagtagtaaatcCTAATTGagtctagtaacattaagaaggataagttttaattagtcaaggtacaataataattaattcaaccccccctccccattcttaattattccgaggtcacttgatccaacaacaggtttatttaaaagaCCATTGTCCTTTACCGCCTCTAGAattgttatggtctagcaaTTGCCATCCTCAGGCAAAGCAGTGaccaactccatatattagtagaatgcagcagTATAGAAGCTTCATGATGTTCAAAAGAGACTAAGTTGACATAAATGAAGATTGAGCATATACCTTGTAATGCTTGatcattatgaattttaatctcACATTAGAGTTTTCTATCTTTGTAGTTTAATTTTGACTTATTTTTTGACgcacaaattaaaagaaaaatatgtatcTGACATAGTTCCCATCAATGTTATTTTAAGTAAGTTATCTAGCTTTGTATGTGTCTTTAATGTAGTGGTGATGttagtataaattaattatctttgtATCTTTCTATGTTTGTTTAACTAATTTGTACTTATTTTATAATGAACTATTACTTAATGCACGTAGGTCaaatctaattttatattttaatttcaagtcAAGATCATTCTTATTTTAAGTAACTTAACTATCTTTCTATGTagctatataaaatataatagctTGTGACGTCATTAATGGTTacgtaatttaaaaataagcgTTAACCCTAATATTTAgacaaattaacataaaattaaaattataaaccaaaataagctaaaatatacaaaatgttgacttaaaaacaaaatcttttcaaatacaagaaaatgtgtaaagaaactatggttgatcCGTGCACCGTCTTCGTCGAGACCTCACATACACATTGCCATCTGGTGTGACACCCCTAACAATCCTAATGCAGTCTTTCATGATCTCGTGTATCACTGTGTCTGCCGTGACTATCCTTAGGTTGAGCAGATGCTCCAACCTTTCAGCGATCGCGTGGCAAGCATCCTATGAAATAGAAAACAACCATAATAGTATTACGATAACTGAAGTAAATGACATTTGATACAACAACCCAAATAGTAatacttaccactgcatgtctaggCTGCTCCACATTAGAAGGGGCATATGTCGGTGCTACTACTGGTGCCATTGGGACTTGAGGGATATATGGCTCCATAAATGTGTCATCATGCGTCAGAGGTGGATGTCGCGGCGGATCTGCAGGCTATGCCGCTGTCATGAACGGATGAGAAATGAGGAAGAACCAGTTCATGTAATCGGATGCACACTATCATGGCACAACACAAATCTGACCCGCTGGTGCAAGATGGTCTGAgtagtgcatccacctgtcgTCAATTTCTTCAAATGACACGCTAGTACCTATAGCCGCTGTAGGAATACTCTGCATGTATCCAAACTGGTGCATGATCCTCTCTGGTCGGTGTCTCATGACAACGAGCACCCATCATAGATGATCAGAGAAGcatgaaatcaaatcaaactccCAAACGGCTTGATGCTCACCATAAGGCATCCAACAAACATCAGGAATCCTGAGTCCATCTAGACGTTGCCTATAGGTCGATGCAGATATGGACTTCAAAGAAGCCTTCGTAGCAATCCACCGACATGCACGTGGTGAGAGCTCATCATAGTCTGGATCAGTCAAACGCTCCACAACTGAGGGAAAGTGCTCATATATCCAACACTACAaagattacatcaaaatcatataaatgtcaaatgaacatcttaaaaacatgtttaaaacatagtcataattaacttattaaaaacatattaattacttGTAACAGAGTGATGTAACCAGCAAGCTGTCGGTCGCCGCTCTTACAAGCATCATTCAAATGATCGTACATATGCAATAGGGCGGAAGCTCCCCATGCATAGCTTCCACTCTGACTAAAGTCGCGGAAAGCGTCTAAGAAAACAACATGAACatgggttgcactcttgttagcaaaaagaATGCAACCTAAGAGATGCAGAAGATAGGCATGAGCTGCTACAGTCCAATGTCCAGCCTGACATCTCCTCTGATAAATATCTCGTAGCCAAGATAAGCGTACGTATGCCCCATGACACTGTGTTGTCTCAATCCTAGCTTCCTCTCCGGAGACCTCAAGTAACTCCACTAACATCAACACGACTTCGTCGACGTGCAGAGGCTCGAAGGTATGGAAGGCGCCAATAATTGGAAGATGAAGTAGAGATGCCACATCATCTAGGGTGATGGTAACCTCCCCAACAGGAAGatggaaactactagtttccttATGCCACCTCTCCACGAAAGCGGATATAAGTCCCCGATCACCAATTTCTACTGAACATACAATCAAAGGACTTAATCCTATGGCATCAACTAACCCTTCAATTTCAGGAGCAGGCCTCCCAAATTTCTGAACCTTCCTCCCATGGGAGAATAACTTTAATTCAGGAcgttcctgaattgaagtataaatgAACAGAcaatttatacatataaaaatttaaattatgacaaatttcaataataagaaatacttaacaaataagtttactaaaaaattttaaatacctcTCTGTTCCATATGCTGACTGCAACATGGTCACCATACTCCGTAAGCACTAATGGGTCACACGGCCCACTTGGAAATCCCTCAGCATCATGACCAGCTTCTGCACCTTGTGTATGTACATCTCCAGCTACCACAGGCACATCCTCGGCAACAGGGGCAACTTCCCATTGCCTACGTGCGGATGCTATAGGCCTTCATCGCTGGGGAACATCATCTGAATCATGATGATCCTCTCTCCCCAGGGATATACCTATAACCCTACCTATGGCATGACCTAACCCTCTAGTTCTAGCCATGATTTGCAAATGTTGACGCACAAATTCCATTACTAAACCACACAAATTTATCACAATATAAACTTGTTCaaagaaaatagaattaaaCAACTTATACCCTTAAATCCTAGGCAAGCAAGATTTTGAACTGCTCTACAACGAATTATCTAAATTTCAACCAAGAAATTAATCTATAGTCAATGTGTGTTAATCTTTTGCAGACTAAAAGTAATTTCATTTTCAGGTGCTCATAAACTCTATAGTGTGTGCTTGTGCTCGTAAGTTTTTTGATTTTCAGGTCATTTTGGAAAGTCTTATTCCAAATCTatggtaattttatttatgagattttaaacttttttgctTATTGAAATTTGTTTGTAGCAAAACTAATTGAGGAGAAGATGTTTGGGATTGACAACTTGTGTTAGATCTCTGCAAAGGCAACATTAGAAGCTTCAAAGTGTCCAGAGTTTTTAATTCTGCAGACAGGCTTGGGACATTTATTGCTTGTTTTGCTTTTAGACCTGCTTGTTTTGCTTTTAGGACCTAAGTTTTGCTTTTAGGATTTAAGTTTTGCTTCTTTTGCAGGTATTTTGCTTGAAAAGGGGCAAATGAAAGCTGAGGAGATTTGGGACATTTATAGGGGTGCTCCTCGTGTAGCTCAGCTTAGATCTTAAACTAAAATGGAGCATGTTGTTCCTATTTTATCATTAGCCTGCCATTACCATTCTTATATGTGTGCTTGTGTGTggaattttgatattttctaatgaCATATATTTGGTATATAATGCATGATTTGAAACTATTCTCACATTTCAAGATAGTGATTTCACAAATGTTTATTATTTGTAACTTGTAAGTCAGTCATATGTATGATTTTTAAAGCGATACCAACTTAGTAAACTGAAATATCTAAAACCAATATCATCTAGttcaaagaattcaaacatAATACAATACAAACCCTC includes these proteins:
- the LOC102662340 gene encoding protein MAIN-LIKE 1-like, which produces MEFVRQHLQIMARTRGPIASARRQWEVAPVAEDVPVVAGDVHTQGAEAGHDAEGFPSGPCDPLVLTEYGDHVAVSIWNREERPELKLFSHGRKVQKFGRPAPEIEGLVDAIGLSPLIVCSVEIGDRGLISAFVERWHKETSSFHLPVGEVTITLDDVASLLHLPIIGAFHTFEPLHVDEVVLMLVELLEVSGEEARIETTQCHGAYVRLSWLRDIYQRRCQAGHWTVAAHAYLLHLLGCILFANKSATHVHVVFLDAFRDFSQSGSYAWGASALLHMYDHLNDACKSGDRQLAGYITLLQCWIYEHFPSVVERLTDPDYDELSPRACRWIATKASLKSISASTYRQRLDGLRIPDVCWMPYGEHQAVWEFDLISCFSDHL